Proteins encoded together in one Candidatus Xianfuyuplasma coldseepsis window:
- a CDS encoding 2-hydroxyacyl-CoA dehydratase has protein sequence MAKLVYDDTGRLLFTEEMKHEYKILIPSMAPYHFEYFVHTLKSEGYDAEVLQNTHFDVIHEGMKYSHNDICVPAMLVIGQFIDAMKQGGYDIHKVALIITQTGGGCRASNYVSLIRKAFHQAGYDFIPIISVNAVGLEKNPGFKVTSNILLKLITALAMGDLLMQLYNETAPYEINEGDTEAVYQEVNSFLDEYFYLPGRKVFYHPNKLFERVIKRFSEIPVDRSIPKPKVGIVGEIYVKYSPLGNNDLENTLRQEGCEVVTPNILDFFQYTFDSSRHDIYKYGGRKIVARMYQFLIWFIEYRRNKIRRQLKKYGFRVFTSYYELRQMGLDMLDHAMHVGEGWLLTAEMIELIHMGAPNIVCTQPFGCLPNHIAGKGMFKKIKQAYPQSNIVAIDYDTSATEINQLNRIKLMITNAKRNL, from the coding sequence ATGGCAAAATTAGTATACGATGATACCGGACGTTTACTGTTCACGGAAGAAATGAAGCACGAATACAAGATTCTGATTCCATCGATGGCACCCTACCATTTTGAATACTTTGTTCATACCTTGAAAAGCGAAGGATATGATGCAGAGGTATTGCAAAATACGCATTTTGATGTAATTCATGAAGGAATGAAATACAGCCATAATGATATTTGTGTACCGGCTATGCTTGTCATTGGCCAATTCATTGATGCGATGAAACAAGGTGGGTATGACATTCACAAAGTTGCCTTGATCATCACCCAAACCGGTGGTGGTTGCCGTGCTAGTAATTATGTCAGTCTCATTCGCAAAGCGTTTCATCAAGCCGGATATGACTTCATCCCTATCATTAGTGTCAATGCGGTTGGACTGGAAAAAAATCCCGGATTTAAAGTCACAAGCAACATTCTCCTCAAGCTTATCACAGCACTTGCGATGGGCGATTTATTGATGCAACTCTATAATGAAACAGCTCCATACGAAATTAACGAAGGCGATACCGAAGCTGTCTACCAAGAGGTAAACAGTTTTCTTGATGAATACTTCTATCTCCCTGGACGAAAAGTCTTTTATCATCCGAACAAGCTATTTGAACGAGTGATAAAACGATTTAGTGAAATACCAGTTGATCGTTCTATACCGAAACCGAAAGTAGGAATTGTCGGTGAAATCTATGTCAAATACAGTCCTCTTGGAAATAATGATTTGGAAAACACGTTGCGTCAAGAAGGCTGTGAAGTGGTGACACCAAATATCCTTGATTTCTTCCAATACACTTTTGACTCCTCACGGCATGATATCTATAAATACGGGGGACGTAAAATTGTTGCTAGGATGTATCAGTTCTTAATCTGGTTTATCGAGTATCGTCGCAACAAAATCCGGCGTCAATTGAAAAAGTATGGTTTCCGCGTTTTCACATCGTACTATGAATTGCGTCAAATGGGTCTCGACATGCTCGATCATGCAATGCATGTTGGTGAAGGATGGCTATTAACCGCAGAGATGATCGAGTTGATTCATATGGGTGCACCGAACATTGTCTGCACACAGCCGTTTGGCTGTTTACCGAATCACATTGCCGGTAAGGGAATGTTCAAGAAAATTAAACAGGCCTATCCTCAAAGTAATATTGTCGCCATTGATTACGATACAAGTGCAACGGAAATCAATCAATTGAATCGAATTAAGTTAATGATCACCAATGCAAAACGAAATTTATAA